A window of Gemmatimonadota bacterium contains these coding sequences:
- a CDS encoding acyl carrier protein — protein MPAAAIEEFLRSRLGSKGREMVIEPDQSLFELGVLDSLAFFQLIQFVEEQFHFSIEPSEVVPENFETLERITGFVRRKRETGS, from the coding sequence ATGCCCGCGGCTGCGATTGAAGAGTTCCTGAGGTCCCGACTCGGATCGAAGGGCCGGGAGATGGTCATCGAGCCCGATCAGTCCCTCTTCGAGCTCGGAGTGCTCGACTCCCTGGCCTTCTTCCAGTTGATCCAATTCGTCGAGGAGCAGTTCCACTTTTCGATCGAACCTTCCGAGGTCGTTCCGGAGAACTTCGAGACCCTCGAACGCATTACCGGATTCGTTCGCCGGAAGCGCGAGACCGGCTCATAG
- a CDS encoding IS5 family transposase: MRGKPDYQSQIYYAIDIESWIPTDHPLRAVKARADEVLGSMRRDFDKAYARMGRPSIPPEMLLKALLLQALYSIRSERQLVEQVQMNLLYRWFIDLSLDGTVWNATTFTKNRERFESHGLLRTFFDRVVEWGYAKNWASEDHFTVDGTLIESYASMKSLRPIGSGAERVSDDSEDDDPGNPTVDFRGERRRNATHRSLTDPEARLARKGSGREARLSHSAHVLMENRSGLVVDVSVSEANGRAERVEALRMVKRSRRRHGLRMKSLAADKGYAAGAFLHELESEEGVVPLIPVPQGPIRGTGPEAEARRRARRRQGTQRYRVAQRIRKRVEEVIGWKKSIGGLRRSRHVDRWKIEQQALIVNAAYNLLRMVRLEVCAQAS; this comes from the coding sequence ATGCGCGGCAAGCCGGATTACCAGTCGCAGATCTACTACGCGATCGACATCGAGTCCTGGATACCGACGGATCACCCGCTGCGTGCCGTGAAGGCGCGGGCGGACGAGGTGCTGGGCTCGATGCGGCGGGATTTCGACAAGGCGTACGCACGGATGGGCCGGCCCTCGATCCCGCCGGAGATGCTGCTCAAGGCGCTCCTTCTGCAGGCGCTCTACTCGATCCGGTCGGAGCGGCAGCTGGTCGAACAGGTCCAGATGAACCTGCTCTACCGGTGGTTCATCGATCTGTCGCTGGACGGGACCGTATGGAACGCGACGACGTTCACGAAGAACCGGGAGCGCTTCGAGTCGCACGGACTGCTTCGAACCTTCTTCGACCGGGTCGTCGAGTGGGGGTATGCGAAGAACTGGGCCTCGGAGGACCACTTCACGGTAGACGGGACGCTGATCGAGAGCTACGCCTCGATGAAGAGCCTGCGACCCATCGGGTCCGGGGCGGAGCGGGTGAGCGACGACTCGGAGGATGACGATCCGGGGAACCCGACGGTCGACTTTCGCGGGGAGCGGCGCAGGAACGCGACGCACCGTTCGCTGACCGACCCCGAGGCGCGGCTGGCCCGCAAGGGGTCGGGACGGGAGGCGAGGCTGTCGCACTCGGCGCACGTCCTGATGGAGAACCGGTCCGGGCTCGTCGTGGACGTGAGCGTGAGCGAAGCGAACGGAAGGGCCGAACGCGTCGAGGCGCTCCGGATGGTGAAACGGAGTCGCCGTCGTCACGGGCTTCGGATGAAATCGCTCGCGGCCGACAAGGGATACGCGGCAGGCGCCTTCCTTCACGAGTTGGAGAGCGAGGAAGGCGTCGTTCCACTCATCCCGGTCCCGCAGGGACCCATCCGTGGAACGGGGCCGGAGGCCGAGGCTCGCCGCCGTGCCCGACGACGTCAGGGGACGCAGCGCTACCGGGTCGCGCAGCGGATCCGAAAGCGCGTCGAGGAAGTGATCGGTTGGAAGAAGTCCATCGGCGGGCTCCGACGAAGTCGCCACGTTGATCGCTGGAAGATCGAGCAACAGGCGCTCATCGTGAACGCGGCGTACAACCTCCTCCGGATGGTCCGGCTCGAGGTGTGCGCCCAGGCCTCATAA
- a CDS encoding amino acid adenylation domain-containing protein — MTLLLQDLLARSAEKWPAKEVARLSDETLSYGRLDTLSTLLAGSLRDAGLRRGDRVGVCLGKSLGSLVSVFAVLRAGGVCVPFDPNAPVGRHAHIVRDCGIRILITEASQLRHLLIPAVNALPVECVLLTDELDLDPNLPAWDVQVIPWSEILRSNSGKSRAARPLPSDPAYILYTSGSTGMPKGVTLSHLAIFSFVEWAVSTFRLGSEDRVTNHAPLHFDLSTFDLFATVMAGGTVLPIPASFSNYPVRFAELLEAERITATYLVPSMLRLLVNYGDLESYDLSSLRLVLFAGEVLPIKYLRALIDRLPNAEFFNLYGPTETNVCTYHRVTPADVAPEVTKPVPIGRACESVEVFAVGEDHRIVTAPGQEGELWVRGANLASGYWGDRERTSSRFIQNPFQPTFLDTVYRTGDVVALASDGVSWEFVGRKDQMVKSRGYRIELGEVESVLLQHELVVEAAVVAVPDELLGNRLAAFVVGRFESADPTGDLMAHCGRFLPPYMLPETLRLLDGLPKTSTGKLDRVALSEGAALGIVPPWNRTGRS, encoded by the coding sequence ATGACCCTCCTCCTTCAGGATCTCCTGGCTCGGAGCGCGGAGAAGTGGCCCGCCAAGGAGGTCGCTCGACTCTCGGATGAGACGCTTTCCTACGGTCGGCTCGATACACTGAGCACCTTACTCGCAGGGTCTCTTCGAGACGCAGGCTTACGCCGGGGAGATCGGGTGGGCGTGTGTCTCGGGAAGTCGTTGGGTTCTCTGGTATCCGTCTTCGCGGTCCTGAGAGCCGGCGGAGTTTGTGTTCCCTTCGACCCCAATGCACCGGTCGGACGCCACGCCCACATCGTACGGGACTGTGGCATCCGGATTCTCATCACCGAGGCTTCTCAGCTCCGGCATCTCTTGATTCCGGCTGTCAACGCACTTCCAGTGGAGTGCGTGCTGTTGACGGACGAACTCGATTTAGACCCGAATCTTCCCGCGTGGGACGTGCAGGTGATACCCTGGTCCGAGATCCTTCGATCGAATTCAGGAAAGTCGCGCGCGGCGCGCCCGCTCCCCTCGGATCCGGCGTACATCCTTTACACGTCCGGTTCGACGGGAATGCCAAAGGGGGTCACCCTCTCCCACCTGGCAATTTTTTCGTTCGTCGAATGGGCGGTATCCACCTTTCGATTGGGTTCGGAGGACCGGGTCACCAATCACGCGCCGCTTCACTTCGACCTGTCGACCTTCGACCTCTTCGCGACGGTTATGGCGGGTGGCACCGTCCTCCCGATTCCGGCGTCCTTCTCCAACTACCCTGTCCGTTTTGCCGAACTTCTGGAGGCCGAACGCATCACCGCCACCTATCTCGTGCCGTCGATGCTCAGGCTCCTCGTGAATTACGGCGACCTGGAGAGCTACGACCTGTCCTCCTTGCGACTGGTGCTCTTCGCGGGCGAAGTTCTCCCGATCAAGTACCTGCGAGCGTTGATCGATCGGCTGCCGAATGCGGAGTTCTTCAACCTCTACGGGCCGACGGAGACCAACGTCTGTACCTACCATCGAGTGACGCCCGCCGATGTCGCTCCTGAGGTGACCAAGCCTGTTCCCATCGGCCGGGCGTGCGAGAGCGTCGAGGTGTTCGCCGTGGGGGAAGATCACCGGATCGTGACGGCCCCAGGTCAGGAAGGGGAACTCTGGGTGCGTGGAGCGAACCTGGCCAGTGGGTATTGGGGGGATCGCGAGCGGACGTCGTCCAGGTTCATCCAAAACCCATTTCAGCCCACTTTCCTTGACACTGTGTATCGCACCGGGGACGTTGTGGCGCTCGCATCGGACGGTGTCAGTTGGGAGTTCGTGGGCCGGAAGGATCAGATGGTCAAGAGCCGGGGATACCGTATCGAACTCGGGGAAGTGGAATCCGTCCTGCTGCAGCATGAACTGGTAGTAGAGGCCGCTGTCGTGGCGGTGCCGGACGAACTGTTGGGCAACCGTCTCGCGGCCTTCGTGGTCGGTCGCTTCGAGAGTGCCGATCCGACAGGGGATCTCATGGCGCACTGTGGGAGGTTCTTGCCGCCGTACATGCTTCCCGAGACGTTGAGGCTCCTCGACGGGCTCCCCAAGACCTCCACCGGAAAGTTGGATCGAGTGGCTCTGAGTGAAGGAGCCGCGTTGGGGATCGTACCGCCGTGGAACCGGACTGGACGCTCATGA
- a CDS encoding acyl-CoA dehydrogenase family protein: MDFSWTDEQLALRQEAVAFAESQLNEPVWERPGSDESLRSRWEKCAAFGVQGLSLPNQYGGMELDALTTALIMEGLGYGCSDNGLLFAINAQMWSVQMPILTFGTPEQKSEWLPRFARGESIGAHGMTEPGSGSDAFSLTTRAQRRQGGYLLNGAKTFVTNAPVADVALVFAKVDSGAGMAGITAFLVPTDVEGLTVGRPIEKMGLNTARMGELAFDDCFVPERHRLGPEGNGAAIFHSSMEWERACLLACQVGRMERQLETCISYARDREQFGQAIGKFQSVSNRIADMKVRLEASRLMVYRVAWMKTMNRSAALESAMVKLFLSEAFLRSSEDAIRIHGGYGYTTEGEVEQDARDAFGGILYSGTSDLQRVVISRLLGL; the protein is encoded by the coding sequence ATGGACTTCTCATGGACCGACGAACAGCTCGCCCTCCGCCAGGAGGCGGTCGCGTTCGCGGAGTCACAGCTCAACGAGCCGGTGTGGGAACGACCTGGAAGCGATGAATCCCTGCGCAGCAGGTGGGAAAAGTGCGCTGCATTCGGAGTCCAAGGCTTGTCGCTTCCGAACCAGTACGGAGGGATGGAGCTGGACGCCCTCACCACCGCTCTGATCATGGAGGGGCTCGGCTATGGCTGTTCCGACAATGGACTGCTCTTCGCGATCAACGCTCAGATGTGGAGCGTCCAGATGCCGATCCTCACCTTCGGTACGCCCGAGCAGAAGTCCGAATGGCTTCCGCGATTCGCTCGCGGGGAGTCGATTGGCGCCCACGGCATGACCGAGCCGGGTTCCGGATCCGACGCGTTTAGCCTGACTACTCGAGCGCAGCGGCGTCAAGGAGGGTACCTCCTCAACGGGGCCAAGACCTTCGTGACGAACGCTCCGGTCGCCGATGTGGCCCTGGTTTTCGCAAAGGTGGATTCTGGCGCGGGAATGGCGGGGATCACGGCCTTCCTCGTGCCCACCGACGTGGAAGGGCTGACGGTAGGCCGGCCCATCGAGAAGATGGGACTCAACACGGCGCGCATGGGAGAGCTTGCCTTCGACGACTGCTTCGTCCCCGAGCGCCATCGCTTGGGCCCTGAGGGAAACGGGGCGGCGATCTTCCACAGCTCGATGGAATGGGAAAGGGCATGCCTGCTCGCATGTCAGGTCGGAAGGATGGAAAGACAGCTCGAGACCTGTATCTCCTATGCGCGCGACCGGGAGCAGTTCGGCCAGGCCATTGGGAAATTTCAATCGGTGTCGAACCGGATCGCAGACATGAAAGTTCGATTGGAGGCATCACGGCTCATGGTGTATCGGGTGGCCTGGATGAAGACGATGAATCGGTCCGCCGCCCTCGAATCAGCGATGGTGAAGCTCTTCCTCAGTGAGGCGTTCCTCCGCTCGAGTGAAGACGCGATTCGAATCCATGGTGGATACGGGTACACGACAGAGGGGGAAGTCGAGCAGGATGCGCGTGACGCATTCGGAGGAATCCTTTATTCCGGAACTTCAGATCTCCAGCGGGTGGTCATCAGCCGGCTCCTCGGGTTGTGA
- a CDS encoding FkbM family methyltransferase, with product MSSLGWKLWHASPATLVEGMRSRLRKAPQNVEATQWFTINAGPAAGAAICLNTPLGSATEAIVDGTYDGFMYDRLQKRCSIEGAVVWDLGAHMGYHSLCFAALGARAVLAFEPNPSNSARLMENLNANPSLARTVNHLPVAVANVDGELSIVESGELRGESSCSHLEAGLAPLNEAAYAGFARRMVETVRVDTLIEERKQPMPDVVKIDVEGAEGMVLRGGARFFAHHAPVLFIEVHHIVLMMEIQKLLGGWGYSTEVMEEARSTPSRCLIVAVRD from the coding sequence ATGAGTTCGCTGGGCTGGAAGTTATGGCACGCGTCGCCGGCAACTCTGGTGGAAGGCATGCGCAGCCGCCTGAGGAAGGCGCCGCAGAACGTTGAGGCGACCCAGTGGTTCACAATCAACGCCGGTCCGGCTGCTGGCGCAGCGATATGCCTGAACACGCCTCTGGGTTCCGCGACGGAGGCCATCGTTGATGGCACGTACGACGGGTTCATGTACGATCGACTCCAGAAGCGATGTTCTATCGAGGGCGCAGTTGTATGGGACCTTGGCGCCCACATGGGCTATCACAGCCTCTGCTTTGCGGCCCTGGGAGCGCGAGCCGTGCTGGCTTTCGAGCCGAATCCGTCCAACTCGGCAAGGCTGATGGAAAACCTGAACGCCAACCCGAGCTTGGCCCGCACTGTGAATCACCTTCCGGTGGCCGTCGCGAATGTTGACGGCGAGTTGTCGATCGTTGAAAGTGGGGAGCTCCGGGGAGAGAGTAGTTGCAGTCACTTGGAAGCCGGGTTGGCCCCCCTAAATGAGGCGGCGTATGCCGGATTCGCCCGACGGATGGTCGAAACCGTCCGCGTCGACACCCTCATCGAAGAGAGGAAGCAGCCGATGCCGGATGTGGTCAAGATCGACGTGGAGGGAGCCGAAGGCATGGTACTGCGGGGAGGCGCGCGCTTCTTCGCGCACCATGCCCCGGTGCTTTTCATCGAAGTCCACCACATCGTCCTCATGATGGAGATCCAGAAATTGCTCGGCGGCTGGGGATACTCGACGGAAGTCATGGAGGAAGCTCGATCGACGCCGTCCCGGTGTCTTATTGTGGCAGTCCGTGACTGA
- a CDS encoding acyl carrier protein, which yields MPAAAIEEFLRSRLGSKGREMVIEPDQSLFELGVLDSLAFFQLIQFVEEQFHFSIEPSQVVPENFETLERITGFVRQKRGTGS from the coding sequence ATGCCCGCGGCTGCGATTGAAGAGTTCCTGAGGTCCCGACTCGGATCGAAGGGCCGGGAGATGGTCATCGAGCCCGATCAGTCCCTCTTCGAGCTCGGAGTGCTCGACTCCCTGGCCTTCTTCCAGTTGATCCAATTCGTCGAGGAGCAGTTCCACTTTTCGATCGAACCTTCCCAGGTCGTTCCGGAGAACTTCGAGACCCTCGAACGCATTACCGGATTCGTCCGCCAGAAGCGCGGGACGGGCTCATAA
- a CDS encoding winged helix-turn-helix domain-containing protein, translating to MERADTRRLSPVAQEELRRRAVAAVLGGATRTEVESLLGIPRQTVGQWVKAYERGGEAALASKRRGRREGEGAKLEPWQAAQVARTLRDRRPEQLKLPFYLWTREAVAELIRRRYGVRVSRWTAGRYLKRWGFTPQKPVRRAWERNGAAVKRWLDEEYPKL from the coding sequence ATGGAACGAGCCGATACTCGCCGATTGAGCCCGGTCGCGCAGGAGGAGCTGCGGCGACGGGCCGTGGCGGCGGTGCTGGGTGGCGCGACGCGCACCGAGGTGGAGAGCCTGCTCGGGATTCCTCGGCAGACGGTCGGACAGTGGGTCAAGGCGTACGAGCGAGGCGGGGAAGCGGCGCTGGCCTCGAAGCGCCGGGGGCGACGCGAGGGCGAGGGTGCGAAGCTCGAGCCGTGGCAGGCGGCGCAGGTGGCGAGGACGCTTCGGGATCGGCGTCCTGAGCAGTTGAAGCTGCCCTTCTATCTGTGGACGCGCGAGGCGGTCGCTGAGCTGATCCGACGACGCTACGGAGTGCGCGTGTCGCGCTGGACGGCCGGGCGGTACCTCAAGCGCTGGGGCTTCACCCCGCAGAAGCCAGTGCGACGGGCCTGGGAGCGTAACGGTGCGGCCGTGAAGCGGTGGCTCGATGAGGAATACCCAAAACTGTGA